The Chitinophagales bacterium genome includes a region encoding these proteins:
- the ligA gene encoding NAD-dependent DNA ligase LigA, with product MQNSEQEQIQQIHSLLQNINQTINESNSQIVHQQLSNAIQFLDQKYYVDAAPIVTDYQYDLLFKQLKQIEAQFPNLVHSNSPTQKVANDISSTFQTVQHLVPMLSLENSYNLEDLMEFDRRVHDALPNAFAIDYIVEPKFDGSSIALVYENDQLVRAATRGNGTEGDDITENAKTIKSIPKQVKFSQYGITKIELRGEVLLELKTLEKLNQERTLLNESLREQGKKELELYKNARNTAAGSLRLKNPQEVAERNLDAFMYQIGKIENQQGEDITQLFKTHEKSLATLQELGFKTATNHLKVFSNIQAVETFCKEWEAKRDSFPFDIDGMVIKVNDLQQQHLIGRTSHHPKWAIAFKFKAKQAISKLLKVDYQVGRTGAVTPVAKINPVQLMGVEISSISLHNEEFISSKDIQLNDMVIVERAGDVIPYIVGVDYSQRNNTQIPIVFPTHCPSCNDILIKPIEESVWRCQNVACPAQQEEHLIHFVSKGAMNIDGMGEEIIRKFLQENIITDIISIYNIDFNKVALLDGWKEKSLNNLQQSIEQSKQNELWRLIVGLGIRHVGTATAKMLATQVESLTLFKNWTIEQFTELQDVGPKVAEGLHAFFQDEHNLNLILKLKDIGININKTEIILDSNKLNGKSFLFTGSLSQFSRDEAKNLVEQNGGKNISAVSSKLDYLVAGEKAGSKLKKAEKIATIKVITEQDFLDMIK from the coding sequence ATCGTTACAGACTATCAATACGATTTGTTATTTAAGCAGTTAAAACAAATTGAAGCTCAGTTTCCAAATTTAGTGCATAGCAATTCGCCAACACAAAAAGTAGCTAACGATATAAGTAGCACATTTCAAACAGTGCAACATCTAGTACCAATGTTATCCTTAGAAAACTCTTATAATTTAGAAGATTTGATGGAGTTTGATAGAAGGGTTCATGATGCTTTGCCAAATGCTTTTGCAATTGATTATATAGTAGAACCAAAGTTTGATGGCTCAAGTATTGCTTTAGTTTATGAAAACGACCAATTAGTTCGTGCTGCAACAAGAGGAAATGGTACAGAAGGCGATGATATTACAGAGAATGCAAAAACCATAAAAAGCATTCCAAAACAAGTCAAATTCTCGCAATACGGAATTACAAAAATAGAATTGCGAGGCGAAGTATTACTAGAATTAAAAACATTAGAAAAACTCAATCAAGAGAGAACTTTATTAAATGAATCACTTAGAGAACAAGGCAAAAAAGAGCTAGAGTTATACAAAAATGCTAGAAATACAGCTGCTGGTTCTTTGCGATTAAAAAATCCACAAGAAGTTGCCGAAAGAAATTTAGATGCTTTTATGTATCAAATTGGAAAAATAGAAAACCAACAAGGTGAAGACATTACGCAATTATTTAAAACACATGAAAAGAGTTTAGCTACACTACAAGAATTAGGTTTTAAAACAGCAACCAATCATTTAAAAGTGTTTAGCAATATACAAGCAGTAGAAACATTTTGTAAAGAATGGGAAGCCAAAAGAGATTCCTTTCCTTTTGATATTGATGGAATGGTAATTAAAGTCAACGACTTACAACAACAACATTTAATTGGCAGAACATCACATCATCCAAAATGGGCAATTGCATTTAAGTTTAAAGCCAAACAAGCCATTTCAAAATTATTAAAAGTCGATTATCAAGTAGGAAGAACTGGAGCAGTAACGCCAGTAGCTAAAATAAATCCAGTACAATTAATGGGTGTAGAAATCAGTTCCATTTCGCTACACAATGAAGAGTTTATATCGAGCAAAGACATACAACTCAATGATATGGTTATTGTAGAAAGAGCTGGCGATGTAATTCCATATATTGTTGGCGTAGATTATAGCCAACGAAACAATACTCAAATACCAATTGTTTTTCCTACACATTGCCCATCTTGTAATGACATTTTAATTAAACCAATAGAAGAAAGTGTGTGGCGATGTCAAAATGTAGCATGTCCAGCACAACAAGAAGAACATTTAATACATTTTGTTTCTAAAGGAGCGATGAATATAGATGGCATGGGCGAAGAAATCATTAGAAAGTTCTTACAAGAAAATATTATTACAGATATTATTAGTATTTATAATATAGATTTTAATAAAGTAGCACTTTTAGATGGTTGGAAAGAAAAATCACTCAACAACTTACAACAAAGCATAGAGCAATCTAAGCAAAATGAATTATGGCGTTTAATCGTTGGATTAGGCATTCGACATGTAGGAACGGCTACTGCAAAAATGTTAGCTACACAAGTAGAAAGCTTAACGCTATTTAAAAATTGGACGATAGAGCAGTTTACGGAACTACAAGATGTTGGACCAAAGGTTGCAGAAGGATTGCATGCTTTTTTCCAAGACGAACACAATTTAAATTTGATTCTCAAATTAAAAGATATTGGAATTAATATCAATAAAACAGAAATCATATTAGACTCTAATAAACTTAATGGAAAATCATTTTTATTTACAGGGTCACTTTCGCAATTTTCTAGAGACGAAGCCAAAAATTTAGTAGAACAAAATGGAGGTAAAAATATAAGTGCCGTAAGTAGTAAATTAGATTATTTAGTTGCTGGAGAAAAAGCTGGAAGCAAACTCAAAAAAGCAGAAAAAATAGCAACAATTAAAGTCATTACGGAACAAGACTTTTTAGATATGATAAAATAA